From the Serratia nematodiphila DZ0503SBS1 genome, one window contains:
- a CDS encoding peroxiredoxin-like family protein, producing MTLQDKLDAFKAAFEADQLPFKLAAQDHALMREAIQAQIASGMAERALKVGDAAPGFTLSDSENRPCSSTALLAKGPLVVSFYRGIWCPYCTLDLQVLQAALPAITQYGAQLLAVSPQSAVHNRKAARDHDLTFPLLSDTGNRLAAQFGLRYRLPDTLIALYQQRLGLDLAQFNQDDSWTLPLPARFVIARDGRIVYAEAHADYTQRPEPQALLSVLEMLA from the coding sequence ATGACACTGCAAGACAAACTCGATGCCTTCAAAGCGGCATTCGAAGCCGACCAACTGCCGTTCAAACTCGCGGCGCAAGATCACGCGCTGATGCGTGAGGCGATCCAGGCGCAGATCGCGTCGGGCATGGCCGAACGCGCCCTGAAGGTCGGCGACGCCGCGCCCGGCTTTACTCTGTCGGACAGCGAAAACCGACCATGCTCTTCCACGGCGCTGTTGGCAAAAGGGCCGCTGGTCGTCAGTTTCTATCGCGGGATCTGGTGCCCTTACTGTACGCTCGATCTGCAGGTGCTGCAGGCCGCACTCCCCGCCATCACGCAGTACGGCGCGCAGCTGTTGGCCGTTTCGCCGCAGAGCGCGGTGCATAACCGCAAGGCCGCGCGCGATCACGATCTCACCTTCCCGTTGCTCAGCGATACAGGCAACCGTCTGGCGGCCCAGTTCGGCCTGCGTTACCGCCTGCCGGACACGCTGATCGCCCTGTATCAACAGCGGCTCGGCCTCGATCTGGCGCAGTTCAACCAGGATGACAGCTGGACGCTGCCGCTGCCGGCGCGATTCGTCATCGCCCGCGATGGCCGTATTGTCTACGCCGAAGCGCACGCCGATTACACCCAGCGGCCGGAGCCGCAGGCGCTGTTATCGGTGCTAGAGATGTTGGCTTGA
- the fumC gene encoding class II fumarate hydratase — protein MAGVRIEKDSMGPIEVPADKLWGAQTQRSLAHFRISSEKMPTALIHALALTKRAAAQVNVDLGLLPAERGAAIINAADEVLADSHADQFPLSIWQTGSGTQTNMNMNEVLANRASELLGGVRGEERKVHPNDDVNKSQSSNDVFPTAMHVAAVIALREHLIPELKVLHKTLSDKAEAYRDIVKIGRTHLQDATPLTLGQEISGWAAMLAHNLKHIEDSIPHIAELALGGTAVGTGLNTHPEYAVRVAKALAELTHQPFVTAPNKFEALATCDALVQGHGALKGLAASLMKIANDVRWLASGPRCGIGEISIPENEPGSSIMPGKVNPTQCEAMTMLCAQVLGNDVAVNIGGASGNFELNVFRPMVIHNYLQSIRLLADGMQGFNEHCAVGIEPNRDRISQLLNESLMLVTALNTHIGYDKAAEIAKKAHKEGLTLKAAALKLGYLTEAQFDEWVRPEAMVGSMQK, from the coding sequence ATGGCAGGCGTTCGTATCGAAAAAGACTCTATGGGCCCCATCGAAGTACCGGCCGACAAGCTGTGGGGCGCGCAAACCCAGCGTTCGTTGGCGCATTTCCGTATTTCCTCCGAAAAAATGCCGACCGCGCTGATCCACGCGCTGGCGTTGACCAAGCGCGCCGCCGCGCAGGTGAACGTGGATCTGGGGCTGCTGCCGGCCGAGCGGGGCGCCGCTATCATCAATGCCGCCGACGAAGTGCTGGCGGACAGCCATGCCGACCAGTTCCCGTTGTCAATCTGGCAAACCGGCTCCGGCACCCAGACCAACATGAACATGAACGAAGTGTTGGCCAACCGCGCCAGCGAGCTGCTGGGCGGCGTGCGCGGTGAAGAGCGCAAGGTGCACCCGAACGACGACGTCAATAAAAGCCAGAGCTCCAACGATGTGTTTCCCACCGCGATGCACGTGGCGGCGGTGATTGCGCTGCGTGAACACTTGATCCCCGAGCTGAAAGTGCTGCACAAGACGCTGAGCGACAAGGCCGAAGCCTACCGCGATATCGTCAAAATCGGCCGCACCCATCTGCAGGACGCCACGCCGCTGACCCTGGGGCAGGAGATATCCGGTTGGGCGGCGATGCTGGCGCACAATCTGAAACACATCGAGGACAGTATCCCGCACATTGCCGAGCTGGCGCTGGGCGGCACGGCGGTCGGCACCGGCCTGAACACCCATCCGGAGTACGCGGTGCGCGTCGCTAAAGCGCTGGCGGAATTGACCCATCAGCCGTTCGTCACGGCGCCGAACAAGTTCGAAGCGCTGGCGACCTGCGATGCGCTGGTGCAAGGGCATGGCGCGCTGAAAGGGCTGGCGGCTTCGCTGATGAAGATCGCCAACGACGTGCGTTGGCTGGCGTCCGGCCCGCGCTGCGGCATTGGTGAGATTTCGATCCCGGAGAACGAGCCGGGCAGCTCCATCATGCCGGGCAAGGTCAACCCGACCCAGTGCGAAGCGATGACCATGCTGTGCGCTCAGGTGCTGGGTAACGACGTGGCGGTGAACATCGGCGGCGCTTCCGGCAACTTCGAGTTGAACGTGTTCCGCCCGATGGTGATCCACAACTACCTGCAGTCGATTCGCCTGCTGGCCGACGGCATGCAGGGCTTTAACGAGCACTGCGCGGTGGGAATTGAACCGAACCGCGATCGCATCTCCCAATTGCTGAACGAATCGCTGATGCTGGTGACGGCGCTCAATACCCATATCGGTTATGACAAGGCGGCGGAAATCGCCAAGAAAGCGCACAAGGAAGGGCTGACGCTGAAAGCCGCGGCGCTGAAGCTCGGCTACCTGACCGAAGCGCAGTTCGACGAGTGGGTGCGGCCGGAAGCGATGGTCGGCAGCATGCAGAAATAA
- the manA gene encoding mannose-6-phosphate isomerase gives MQKMTNAVQNYAWGSHDALTRLYGIANPDNQPMAELWMGAHPKSPSRVPGADGELRSLRELIDEDQPKQLGANVASRFGELPFLFKVLCADQPLSIQVHPSKAAAEVGFAKENAAGIPLSAAERNYKDPNHKPELVFALTPFLAMNGFRELADIVSLLQPIAGAHHDIAAFLQQPDTAHLATLFASLLTMSGEQKALALGVLKAALNNQQGEPWDTVRFIAGFYPDDSGLFSPLLLNVVQLAPGEAMFLYAETPHAYLKGVALEVMANSDNVLRAGLTPKFIDVPELLANLQFRPQPASGLLTQPEQRGNELFFPIPVEDFAFSLHDLTAAPQALAQRSAAIVFCVAGEATLEKSGQRLTLKPGESCFIGAFESPVNVSGSGRIARVYNQLA, from the coding sequence ATGCAAAAAATGACCAACGCGGTACAGAATTACGCCTGGGGCAGCCACGATGCGCTGACCCGTCTTTACGGCATCGCCAACCCGGATAATCAGCCGATGGCCGAACTGTGGATGGGCGCCCATCCCAAAAGCCCTTCCCGCGTGCCGGGCGCCGACGGCGAACTGCGTTCGCTGCGCGAGTTGATCGATGAAGACCAGCCAAAACAGCTGGGCGCCAACGTCGCCAGCCGTTTTGGCGAGCTGCCGTTCCTGTTTAAAGTGCTCTGCGCCGATCAGCCACTGTCGATCCAGGTTCACCCAAGTAAAGCGGCTGCCGAGGTCGGCTTCGCGAAAGAAAATGCCGCCGGCATCCCGCTGAGCGCCGCCGAACGCAACTATAAAGATCCCAACCACAAACCCGAGCTGGTGTTCGCCCTGACGCCGTTCCTGGCGATGAACGGCTTCCGCGAACTGGCCGATATCGTTTCCCTGTTGCAACCGATCGCGGGCGCGCACCACGACATCGCCGCCTTCCTGCAACAGCCGGACACCGCGCACCTCGCGACCCTGTTCGCCAGCCTGTTGACGATGAGTGGCGAACAAAAAGCGCTGGCGCTCGGCGTGCTGAAAGCCGCGCTCAACAACCAGCAGGGGGAACCCTGGGATACCGTGCGCTTTATCGCCGGCTTCTATCCGGACGACAGCGGTCTGTTCTCACCGCTGCTGCTGAACGTGGTGCAGCTCGCGCCGGGCGAGGCGATGTTCCTGTATGCCGAAACGCCGCACGCCTACCTGAAAGGCGTAGCGCTGGAGGTGATGGCCAACTCGGATAACGTGCTGCGCGCGGGCCTGACGCCGAAATTCATCGACGTGCCCGAGCTGCTGGCCAACCTGCAGTTCCGCCCGCAACCGGCTTCCGGCCTGCTGACCCAACCGGAGCAACGCGGCAACGAGCTGTTCTTCCCGATCCCGGTGGAGGATTTCGCCTTCTCACTGCACGATTTGACCGCCGCACCACAGGCGCTGGCACAGCGAAGCGCCGCCATCGTGTTCTGCGTCGCCGGCGAAGCGACGCTGGAGAAATCCGGGCAACGCCTGACGCTCAAACCGGGCGAATCCTGCTTTATCGGGGCGTTCGAATCCCCAGTCAACGTCAGCGGCAGCGGCCGCATCGCCCGTGTTTATAACCAGCTGGCCTAA
- a CDS encoding YdgA family protein encodes MKKSLVAVSVIVVLGAAWTGASWYTGKQIEQHMGEVVDNANGQLKAYLPKAGVKLSYENYQRGLFSSKVRYVLRSDGTDTSENAALKAGEEVAFLETIDHGPFPFAQLKKFNLLPSMASVHTELENTPAVKGLFETTKGKSLFTADSRISYSGDTASTIDFIPLDYQKDKSSLKFSGATIDADVSRDLKKFALDANSDTIVFASPNEFGQNEQITFQGFNLKGNSNESKFGVKLGDQTMTLKQFKLTIDGKDTVALDGFNLVSKFGEQGSSNIGGQIDYTMDALKVQGNDFGAGKLTLKIDNVDGKALKDFSDSYNRQTMALLQQGENLDPDVYEQQTSEMLQKNLPMLLKGNPSLSIAPLSWKNSKGESVFTLDLAMTDPSKAASPAQSPDQLIAQAVKKLDINLTIPEAMATEVTAKTALLQGYNAEDAQKLAQQQVQGLAAMGQMFKLTTQKDGVIASKFHYADNQVDLNGNKMSLQEFIGQFAMLGAPAEDAEPAQEAEPAPVPAQ; translated from the coding sequence ATGAAAAAATCGTTAGTCGCTGTCAGCGTCATTGTCGTTCTTGGCGCAGCATGGACCGGGGCATCCTGGTACACCGGGAAACAGATCGAGCAGCACATGGGCGAAGTCGTCGACAACGCCAATGGCCAACTGAAAGCCTACCTGCCGAAAGCCGGCGTCAAGCTGAGCTATGAAAATTACCAGCGCGGCCTGTTCAGCAGTAAAGTGCGTTATGTGCTGCGTTCCGACGGCACGGATACCAGCGAAAACGCGGCGCTGAAAGCCGGTGAAGAAGTGGCGTTCCTGGAAACCATCGATCACGGTCCGTTCCCGTTCGCGCAGCTGAAAAAATTCAACCTGCTGCCGAGCATGGCGTCAGTGCATACCGAGCTGGAAAACACCCCGGCGGTGAAAGGCCTGTTTGAAACCACCAAAGGCAAATCGCTGTTTACCGCCGATTCGCGCATCTCGTACAGCGGCGATACCGCGTCCACCATCGACTTTATCCCACTGGACTACCAGAAGGATAAATCTTCGCTGAAATTCAGCGGCGCCACCATTGACGCCGATGTGTCCCGCGATCTGAAAAAATTCGCGCTGGACGCCAATAGCGACACTATCGTGTTCGCCAGCCCGAACGAATTCGGCCAAAACGAGCAGATCACCTTCCAGGGCTTCAACCTGAAAGGCAACAGCAACGAAAGCAAGTTCGGCGTGAAGCTCGGCGATCAGACGATGACGCTGAAGCAGTTCAAACTGACGATCGACGGTAAAGATACCGTGGCGTTGGACGGTTTCAATCTGGTGAGCAAGTTTGGCGAGCAAGGCAGCAGCAATATCGGCGGCCAGATCGACTACACCATGGACGCGCTCAAGGTGCAGGGCAACGACTTCGGTGCCGGTAAACTGACGCTGAAAATCGACAACGTCGACGGCAAGGCGCTGAAAGACTTCTCCGACAGCTACAACCGCCAAACCATGGCGCTGCTGCAGCAGGGCGAGAACCTGGATCCGGACGTCTACGAACAGCAGACCTCCGAGATGCTGCAAAAGAACCTGCCGATGCTGCTGAAAGGCAACCCGAGCCTCAGCATCGCCCCGCTGAGCTGGAAAAACAGCAAGGGTGAGAGCGTCTTCACGCTGGATCTGGCGATGACCGATCCGAGCAAGGCCGCCTCCCCGGCACAGTCGCCGGATCAGCTGATCGCTCAGGCGGTTAAAAAGCTGGATATCAACCTGACCATTCCGGAAGCGATGGCTACCGAAGTGACCGCGAAGACCGCCTTGTTGCAGGGCTATAATGCGGAAGACGCGCAGAAACTGGCGCAGCAGCAAGTGCAGGGCCTGGCGGCCATGGGTCAGATGTTCAAGCTGACCACCCAGAAAGACGGCGTGATCGCGAGCAAGTTCCACTACGCTGACAATCAGGTTGACCTGAACGGCAACAAGATGTCGCTGCAGGAGTTCATCGGCCAGTTCGCCATGCTGGGCGCCCCGGCGGAAGACGCTGAACCGGCTCAGGAAGCGGAACCCGCTCCGGTACCGGCGCAGTAA
- a CDS encoding serine hydrolase domain-containing protein, with product MSAIQQALTERIAAIDQQAMAEGRIVGSVVLVARRGEICYADAAGYADREARQPMRRETQFRLSSVSKPYTTLAALRLIEQGKLSLDDAVSDWLPWFTPALADGRRPTIKIRHLLSHTAGLDYRLNQPPAGVYHQLGIQDGVELSTLTLEQNLRLLAQAPLLSAPGERFNYSLAIDVLGAVLERVTGMSLPQLFVEWVAQPLGLGNTAFHATDAANLATPYYNTPQGPLRMYEDLRVALPEEMAGGEVLFSPARALNAEAYPSGGAGMVGDADDVLKLVEALRSGGQGMLQPDTVALLRSPHVGAQAQTQGPGWGFGFGGALLVDPDAAQTPQHAGTLTWGGVYGHSWFFDPQAQLSVVVLTNTAFEGMCGRYPQQIRDAVYAA from the coding sequence ATGTCGGCAATACAACAGGCGTTAACAGAAAGGATCGCGGCGATCGATCAACAGGCGATGGCCGAAGGGCGCATCGTGGGCAGCGTGGTGCTGGTGGCGCGGCGGGGTGAAATTTGCTACGCCGATGCGGCCGGCTATGCCGATCGCGAAGCGCGGCAACCGATGCGGCGGGAAACGCAGTTTCGGCTGTCGTCGGTTTCCAAACCCTATACCACGCTGGCGGCGTTGCGTTTGATTGAGCAAGGCAAGCTGAGCCTGGACGATGCGGTCAGCGACTGGCTGCCGTGGTTTACCCCGGCACTGGCGGACGGCCGGCGCCCGACGATCAAGATCCGTCATTTGCTGAGCCATACCGCCGGGCTGGACTATCGGCTGAACCAACCGCCGGCGGGCGTTTACCATCAGTTGGGGATCCAGGACGGCGTGGAGCTGTCGACGCTGACGCTGGAGCAAAACCTGCGGCTGTTGGCGCAGGCGCCGTTGCTGTCGGCGCCGGGGGAGCGCTTCAATTATTCGCTGGCGATCGATGTGCTTGGCGCGGTGCTGGAGCGGGTGACGGGCATGTCGCTGCCGCAACTGTTTGTCGAATGGGTGGCGCAGCCGCTGGGGCTTGGCAACACCGCATTCCATGCGACGGACGCCGCGAACCTGGCGACGCCGTATTACAACACCCCGCAAGGGCCACTGCGCATGTATGAAGACCTGCGGGTGGCGCTGCCGGAGGAGATGGCGGGGGGCGAGGTGCTGTTTTCACCCGCGCGGGCGCTTAACGCGGAGGCTTATCCTTCCGGCGGCGCGGGCATGGTCGGCGATGCCGACGACGTGCTGAAGCTGGTGGAAGCGCTGCGCAGCGGCGGGCAGGGCATGTTGCAGCCGGACACGGTGGCGTTGCTGCGCAGCCCGCACGTGGGCGCGCAGGCGCAAACGCAAGGGCCGGGCTGGGGCTTCGGCTTTGGCGGCGCGCTGCTGGTGGATCCAGACGCCGCGCAGACGCCGCAGCACGCCGGCACGCTGACCTGGGGCGGCGTTTACGGCCACAGCTGGTTCTTTGATCCACAGGCGCAGCTGAGCGTGGTTGTCTTGACCAATACCGCATTTGAGGGCATGTGCGGCCGCTACCCGCAGCAGATCCGCGATGCGGTTTATGCGGCGTAA
- a CDS encoding LysR family transcriptional regulator, whose translation MSSLLQLLPYFEAVARLGNFTRAASQLGVTPPAVSQNIQALENQLGVRLFHRTSRSVRLSDEGRLFYQKVSPAMGQIDVAADDVRALGAQPAGLLRITLPQLAASLLVMPHLAAFQRRYPEVQLELFTEDRFSDLVLGSFDAGIRMHAMLQKDMIAVPIDNGQRRVLVASPDYLARCGAPATPDDLLAHHCLRYRFPGSGKLEPWYFSLGDDERALDVSGSLIFNEDRLIKDAALAGLGIAQRFQGTVLQELAQGQLVEVLPGYASEASGFFIYFPAGRHLPLKLRAFIDFMREQRERQHRW comes from the coding sequence ATGAGTTCACTCCTGCAACTGCTGCCCTATTTCGAAGCCGTGGCACGCCTGGGCAACTTTACCCGCGCGGCCAGCCAACTGGGCGTCACGCCGCCGGCGGTGTCGCAAAACATTCAGGCGCTGGAGAATCAGCTGGGAGTGCGGTTATTTCACCGCACCAGCCGCTCGGTGCGCCTCAGCGACGAAGGCCGGTTGTTCTATCAGAAGGTATCGCCGGCCATGGGCCAGATCGATGTGGCGGCGGACGATGTGCGCGCCCTGGGCGCACAGCCGGCAGGCCTGCTGCGCATTACGCTGCCGCAGTTGGCCGCTTCGCTGCTGGTGATGCCGCATCTGGCGGCGTTTCAGCGGCGCTATCCCGAGGTGCAGCTGGAGCTGTTTACCGAAGACCGCTTTTCCGATCTGGTGCTGGGCAGTTTCGATGCCGGCATTCGCATGCACGCCATGCTGCAAAAGGACATGATCGCCGTGCCGATCGATAACGGCCAGCGCCGGGTGCTGGTCGCTTCGCCTGACTATCTGGCGCGCTGCGGCGCACCGGCCACGCCGGACGATCTGCTCGCGCACCATTGCCTGCGCTACCGTTTTCCCGGCAGCGGCAAACTGGAACCCTGGTATTTCAGCCTGGGCGACGATGAACGCGCGCTGGACGTCAGCGGCAGTTTGATTTTTAACGAAGACAGGCTGATCAAGGATGCGGCGTTGGCGGGGCTGGGTATCGCACAGCGTTTTCAGGGCACGGTGTTGCAGGAGCTGGCACAGGGGCAACTGGTGGAAGTGCTGCCGGGTTACGCCAGCGAAGCATCGGGATTTTTCATCTACTTCCCCGCCGGCAGACATCTGCCGCTCAAACTGCGCGCCTTTATCGATTTCATG